Within the Borrelia parkeri genome, the region ATATTGTCAATTAAACCTTTAGTGTCTCAGGAGCATAAGATCGGTAAGGATATTACAGAAAATGATTTAAAGAGAGATGATACTCAAAATCCTGTTCTTGAAAATGTTAACTTAGATGTGAAGCGGGTAAATGATGCTATTTCTTATGGACTTGATACCCAAGTTATTGAAATTATTAATAGTCTTAAAAAATCAGGTGATGGTGAATATAATGTTTTGCTTGAGAAGAGATTGCAGAAAACTTTTAATATTGATCTTAAATTAGCAATTCTTGATTTGTTTTTATCACTTAAATATGCAGGCAGTGTTGATACTGCTAATTATATTCTTGATAATTATGAGAGTAATAGATATCCTAACAATTTGATCAATTTGGCAATTTTGTATCTTAAAGAATTTGGCAGTAAAGATTCTTTAAAAAAAACTCTTATTGATATCCTTGAGAATAAGGAAGGGAATATTGTGGCTACTGCTGCTTATTATCTTGGTGAGCTTTCTTCTCCTGAATACTCAAAAGATATGATGAATGTTTATGATAAATATTCTAGTAATGATGGAGTTAAATCGGCAATACTCATTGCTCTTGGAAAATCTGATGCTGTTGATTATGCAGATAGATTTTATGAAATTTCTGTTGATAGTTATGAAAATCCAGCAATTAAGGCCTCAGCTATTAAGGCTTTATCATATCTTTTGCCTGAGAAAATAACAGAGAGTGCCAATTTGTATCTTCAAAATAATAATAACAATTATAATATTAAAATTGCCATTGTGGAGGCACTCTCAAGGGATGTGTCTTTGAAATCAAAAGAGATTTTACATGATTTTTTAAGAGATGCTGATGCTAACATTAGGATTAGTGCCGTTGAGGCTATTAAGAGTCATGGCGATATTGCTTCAAAAGAGGTATTAATTTATAAGATTAAAAACGATCCTTCTTTAAAAGTCAGAGAAGCATCAGGTAAAGCTTTAGTAGATATGGGGTCTGGTTATGAAGAGATACAAAATATAATGCTTGATTTTAGTTTTGAGAATAACTTTAAACTTACTATGTTTAGTTATCTTTTAGATAAAGATGTAAATTCTGCACGTTTAATAGCTTTAAATCTTTTAGAAAAGGAAAATATTAATAAACCTTCAAAATTGCTTACAAGTATTGCTATGTGTCTTGCAGTTAGAAAGGGTAATTTTGATAATTTTTATTCTAAGATCATTGAGAGTAAAAATATTGATTTAATGAATCTTGCAATTAAGGGCGCTGTTTATAATAAATCCGCATTACTCTCAGGAAAGCTTAAAGAGATCAAGAGGACAACTCGGTCAGAGTATTTAAGGAAACTTTTAACGAATTATTGATATAAAATTTTTAAAATTTCTGTAGCTGTTTCTTTTTTTGATATTTCAGGAAGTTCTTTAACACTATTTTTGTCTATTATATAAGTTTTGTTTAGGCTTGATCCAAAATATTTTAAGTCGTTTGCAATAATATAGTCTAAATTTTTTGTTTTTAGTTTTTCTTTGGCTTTTTCTATTAAGATTTCATCTTTTTGAGCACAAAATCCAATAACAATTTGGTTTTTAGTTTTGTTTTTACCTATATGTTTTATTATGTCCGGATTTTTTATGAATTTAATATGAAGGTCTTCAATAGTATCTTTTTTGATTTTAGTCTTATAAATTTTATCAGGTCTAAAGTCTGCAACAGCAGCAGCGCCAATTATAACGTCGAATTCTTGGTATATGTTTATTGCTTCTTTGTACATTTCTGATGCTGTTTTTATTCTAATAACGTTTATTCCAAAAGGTGTGTTTTCATTGCTGGGACCTGTAATTATTGTTACATGTGCTCCAAGATTTCGTGCCTCAATGCCTAAACTGAAGCCCATTTGTCCTGTTGATTTGTTTGAGAAGTAACGAATTGGATCTAATTCTTCTTCAGTTCTAGATGCGGTTATTAGTATTTTTTTGTTTTTTAATGGTAATTTTGGATCTAATGCGTTTAATATTATTTTTAAAATATCATTTTCATTTTTAAGTCGTCCAATAGCATTTAAAGAACATGCCAGGAATCCTTCATCAGGTTCAATAAATTTATAATTATATTTTTTTAGTTTTTTAATGTTTTCTTCTAGAATGGGGTTTTGATACATTATGTTGTTCATTGCTATTGCAAAATAAGTTGGAACAGTACTTGCAGATATGACTGTAGTTAAAATATCATCAGCAATTCCTGATGCAATTTTAGAAATGATGTTGTATGTTGCTGGAATAATTAATATTAAATTTGCCCATCTTGCCAAATTTATATGTTCTACTTCTTCGTGGCTTGTATTCCACAGGTTTTGAACCACTCTGTTTTTAGAGACCGTCTCTAGTGTTAAGGGAGTAATAAATTTAGTCGCGTTTTTTGTCATTATAACTTTGATATTATATCCCATCTTTACTAGACTTGAGATAATATAGGTTGACTTATAGGCTGCGATTCCCCCGCATACCCCGATTAATATATTTTTATGTTTCTTCATGTTTTTCATGTTTATTTTATACATTATAATATAATTATATTTAATATTTTCAGAAGGATTTTTAATTGATAAATAAAGTATTTTTTGCAAGTATTATATATTTATTTCTGTTTATTTGGTGGCTTTTATCAGCTTATTTATCTTACTTTCCTATTTATGTATTTAATATTCCTCTTTGGTTTTTTCTATCATGTATCTTGTTTCCTATTTTCAGTTTGTTATTAGTGTGTTTTTTTGTGATTTTTTTTAAGAATGACTAAAGCGTTTTTTTTATTTTTTATCTTTTTGATTTCCTATTGTGCTTTTGGCATCTTTTCTGGAAAAAAAAGGGGAGGAGCGTCATTTTTACATAATTATTTTCTTGCAAATAAGGGTCTAAATTTTTTTATAATGTCATTAGTTGTTGCTTCTACCTATGTTAGTGCTAGTAGTTTTATTTCAGGGCCTTCAGCTGTTTATAGGTATGGATTGTCTTTTATATTTTTAGCAGTTATTCAAATTCCTACAAGTTTAATTTCATTTGTCATTATTGGTGAGAAATTGAATTTGGAAGCTAAAAAAGTTAATGCAATAAATATTGTTGATTATATTGGATATAGATATCTTAGTCGATCTTTAGTTTTTGTTAGTAGTTTGATAATAATTTTTTTCTCTTTGTTTTTAATCTCAGCTCAGCTTATGGGAGGTGCTAAACTTTTAGAGGTTTTTTTTCAAATTAATTATACTGATGCTCTTATTTTTTTCTCTCTATTTGTTTTTTTATATGTTTGCTTGGGAGGGTTTAAGATGATAGCATATATGGATTTAATACAAGGTATTTTGATGATCATAGCGTCTGTACTATTATTTTCAAGGTTAGTTGATTTGGGAGGTGGAATTAGTAATCTTTTTAAGATGGCTCGTTTGAATCTTAAAGATAATCTATTTTTACCATCAAATTTGGATTTGAAAATTGAATATATAATTTCTTTTTGGATACTAATAGGAATTGGGGTATTGGGACTACCACAATTTGTTAATAATTTTATAGCATTTAAAGATGTGAAAGCTATTAGGTTTTCTCTTCCTATTGTTACTTTTGTAATAGGATTTTTAGTTGTTATTATGCATTTAATAGGTTTTTTTTCTCTTATTATTTTTCCTGAATTTGAACTCAATGATAAAGTTATCTTAAATGTAGCATTAAAGGTTTTAAATCCTAAAATATTTATATTATTTTTTGTAGGACTCTTATCAGCAATAATGTCTACAATAGATTCAGGTCTTCTTTTGCTGTCTTCTATTTGGGTAAAGTCAATATTGTCATTAAGTAAAAATATTAGTGCTAAAATTGGAATTAATAAAATTATTATTATTTCTAATGTTTGTTTTATGTTAATAATAGTTTTTTTATCTTTAAAACCACCTGACTTTTTGCTTTTTTTAAATATTTTCGCAATTGGAGCTTTGGAAGTTTCATTCTTTTCTATTATTGTTTTTGGACTTTATTTTAATTTTGTAAGTAAAATATCGGCTTTTATTTCTCAGGTTTTGGGACTTTTGAGTTATTTGATCATAATTTTTTATGGTGAAGTAGGTAGTTATTATTTTCATCCTATTGTTCCTTCGTTTTTTATCTCTGTATGTTCATTTTTGATAGTTAATTTTGTTTGTCAAAAATGTAGTAAAATTTAGTTTTATGTTGTCTTTAAATATTAGGAATGTTGAAAAATATAGTGTTATTAATGTTCTAAAGAATGACGATGGTAAAAGACTTGATGCAGTGTTGATAAAGTTTTTAAAAGTCCCTAAATCTAAAATAATCAGGCATATTAGAAATGGAGATATTCTTTTAAATAATTTAAAGGTTTCTTTTTCGCATAGAATTTTTAAGGATGATAAAATTTATTTGTATAAACCTTTACTACAGGGTTTGAGTTTAAACAGGATAACAGTCAAAGATGAGTCTGCTATATTAAGAGATATAAAGAAAAGAATAGTATATGAGGATGTGGATTTGCTTGTAATTAATAAGAGGAAGGGAACTTTGGTTCATGGGGATAAATATTCACTTGATACTTTAATTAATGCTTATCTTTTAGATGAAAATCATTGCTCTCTTAGTTTTAAACCCTCAGCTGTGCATAGATTAGATAGAAATACTTCAGGACTTATTATTTTTGCAAAAAATATAAATTCTGCAAGAATTTTAAGTCAGGCATTTAGTAGTGGTGTTGTTATTAAAAAGTATTTGGCTTTACTTGATGGTGTGATTACAAAACCTTTGACTTATAAAAATTTTTTATATCGAGATAAGATTTCAAGAAAAACTTTTGTTATCAATGATATAGATAAATGTAATGCTGTAACTGATATTAAACCAATTTTAGTGTCTAAGTCTTCAACACTTGCGGAGGTGTCAATTAAGACGGGATTTACACATCAAATAAGAGCACAATGTGCTTTTAATAGACATGCCTTGATTAATGATAAAAAATATGATTCTCAATTTGTAAAAACCAATTACTTTTTACATTCTTTTTTGATAAAATTTAACCAGTCATTATTTTTAAGAAATGAATTTTTTGTTGAACCTAGTTCAGATTTTTTAAAACAGATAAGTAATATTTTTGGTGTATATGATTTTAAGGGATTTATTTAATAAGTGCACATTTAAAAATGTCTTAGGTACAGTTAAGGACATTTCAATTGCTATTAAACATAAATTTGTAAAAATTAAGGTTTATTCTTTAGTGGGTGTTGCTGGTACTGGAAAAAGTTTTAGATCCCATTTGATAGCAGATAAATATTCTATTCCTTTGATAATTGATGATGGCGTTTTAATAAAAAATATGAAAATTATTGCTGGGAGTTCTGCTAAGTTTGAGAATAATATGTTTGATGCAATAAGACGTTCTATTTTTGAAGATGATTCTCATAGAAACGAAATTGTTGAAGCTCTGCGTAGAGAAAATTTCAGTAAAATATTAATATTGGGAACAAGTATTCGAATGATAGATAAAATAACTTCTAGACTTTTCTTGCCTAGTTCTTCTAAAATTATTTATATAACAGATATTTCTACTAAAAGGGAAATAGAAAAGGCAAGAATTTCAAGACAAATGGGCGAACATGTAGTTCCAGCAGCTGCTTTTGAGATAACGTCTATTAAGCCTAATTTATTATTAGATTCAATACGAGTTTTTTTTAAAAGTAAAGGATTTTTATCAAAAAAAAGAAACTATATTCGTTCTATTGTAAAGCCTCATTTTCATGAAGAGGGTGGCATTTTATCTGTTTCCAAAAATGCTGTAAGACAAATTATTGAACATTGTGTTTCTGAATATAATGAAAATTATATTGTCTATAATTTGAAGATTAAAAAAAATCAGGGTAGTTATTCTTTTAAGCTTTTTTTAGATGTTCCACTTGAAAATAATTTACTTAATGATGCGGAAATGCTTAGAAATTATATTATTGAAAACGTACTAAAATATACGGTAATTAATATATCTGGTATTGATGTTATTATACATAAATTCTATGATCAAAAAGGTGATTTGGAAAAGAATGATGAATGTTGACTTGGATAATTTAAGTAATATTTTTTTTGTAGGCATTAAGGGCTCTGGACTTTGTTCACTTGCCTGTTTTTTTAATGCTAAGGGATATTTTGTAGAAGGTGTCGATGTTCCTTTAAAATTTCATACAGAAGATATATTAATTAGTAATAATATAACTTACTATGAAAATATTTATGAGTTTTCACTCAAGGTTCATAATAAATCATATGATGTTTTAATATATTCACCGGCTTATGATAAGGATAATTTATCTGTTTTGTTAGAAGCGCGTGAACTTGGCATTCCTATTCTATCTTATCCTGAGTTTATTGGAAAACTTTCTAAAAAGTATTATAGTATTGGAGTTGCAGGTTCTCATGGCAAAACTACTACAGCAGCGTTCTTGGGTCTATTGTTTAATAGTCTGGGATTACAGCCTAATGTAATATTAGGTGCTAGTGTTAAAGATTTTGGAGATGAATCTAGTCTTGTTGGTCAAAGCAATATATTTATTGCAGAGACCTGTGAGTACAGGAATCATTTTTTACACTTTTCACCGGATATGATTGTTTTAACTAATATCGATTATGAGCATGTTGATTTTTTTGAAAATTATGAAGCAGTTGAGAATGTTTTCTTGCAGTATATTAATAATTTAAAGAAAAATGGAATTTTAATAATAAATGCTGATGAAGTTAATTTGCTTAAAATTAAAAATAGAATTTTAAGAAAAGATATTAAAGTGTTTAGTGTTGGATTTAATTCTTTAGCTGATTTTAAGGTTGAACGTTTTGAGGTGATAGACGAGTTTTTAAAGTTTGATTTCTTGGGGGGTGTTGATATTAGACTAAGGTCTCCTTTGATGCATAATGTTTTAAATTTTGCATTATCACTTTTGGCGTTAAAGTTATTTTTCGAGGAACATAAAAAATTGGTTTGGAGTTTTGATGATCGGATAAAGATAGTGGCTCAAGAGTACATGGGCATAAAAAGAAGGATGGAATTTATCATGGAAAAAGATGAAGTTATATATTTTGACGATTATGCTCATCATCCAAAGGAAATTGAAAGTACTCTTTTGGGATTGAAGACCTTTTATAAGGGTAGGCGTATTATTTTAGATTTTATGCCACATACCTTTACAAGGACAAAAGTTCTTTTTAGTGAGTTCGTTAAAGTTTTAAGTAATGTTGATGTGTTGATTTTGCATAATATATATCTTTCAGTTAGAGAAGATTTTGATCCTAATAAACTTTCTGAAAAACTGTTTCTGGCTCTTAAAGATTTAAATCAGAATGTTTATTTTTTTAAGGAAGTAGTCGATTCTGTTGATTTTATAAAGGGTTTGTTAAAGAGAAATGATTTATTTGTTACAATGGGAGCTGGTAATAATTTTATTTTACATGATTTTTTGTAAAGGTATTTTGAATGAAAAGTATGACTGGATTTTTTCACTTAGAAAAAGTTGTTTCAAATTATATGTTTAGTGTTAACTTAAAGTCTTATAATGGTCGATTTTTAGAATTTAAATTTAAATTACCTGAAGTTTTATATGCTTATGAGCTTGAGATAAGGAATTTAATTTCAAATTATGTTAAAAGGGGAAATGTTTTCTTAAATGTAGGGTATAAGGAAATGGTTCCCAATATTAATTTTAGTTTAAATCCTCATTATATTGAAGCTATTGCTCATCTTAGAGATAGCTTATTGCATAGTAATTTAAACATTAAGGATGAATTGAGTCTTAGTGATTTTTTATCTCTAAGAGGGGCTTTAATTGTTGATGAGGGTGATGTTAATCAAGAAATGATTTATCATGTTTTTAAGGAAGTTTTGGAAGAGACTTTATTAAATTATGATAAAAGTAGAACTTTTGAGGGTGAGAATACTAAACAAGATATAATTTCAATTCTTATGTTAATACGGAATGATTTAGAATTGTTAAAGGGATCCCAGAGTAGTATAAATAATAAACTTTTCTTAAGTCTTAAGGAAAATTTATTAAAGTTAATGGATGATTTTAGTGATATTAATATTGCAGAAGAGGCTGCTAAAATGTCAATTCGATTAGATATTAATGAGGAAATAGTAAGATTATATTCACATATAGATAATTTTTATCAAAATCTTGAAAATGAAGTATGTGGCAAGATTTTAGAGTTTATTGTTCAGGAAATGCATAGAGAGATTACAACAATGAGCAACAAAGCCATTGATCTTGATATTAGAAATTTAGTTTTAAACATGAAATTAAATTTAGAAAAAATAAAAGAACATCTAAGGAATATTGAATGAGAATAGCTGTTTCTAGCAAGAGTGGTTGTGGTAATACAACAATTAGTGGAATGCTTGCAAAGCATTATGGTCTGAAGCTTATTAATTATACTTTTCATGATATTGCTAGAGAAAAGAATATGTCCTTTGATACGTTTTATGAGAAAGAAATCATTGGTAGAAATGATCATTATTGGGATGAATATCTTGATAGTAAATTATTGGAGCTTTCAAAAGAGGATAATACAGTTCTTGCATCTCGTCTTGCAATTTGGCTTGCAAAAAATGCCGATTTAAAGATATATCTTTATGCTAAGATAGAAATTCGGGCAGAGAGAATAATAAACAGAGAAGGTGGTATGTATTCCGATATTTTGAGGAGCACTTTCAATAGAGATTCTAATGATTCAAAGAGATATTTATCTGTATATGATATAGATATTGATAATTATTTAGATGTAGCTGATTTTATAGTTGATACAACTGATAAATCTGCAAATAAAGTTTTTGAATTGATAAAGGATGAAATAGAGAAGAGAGGCTTATATATTAAGTAAATAAATTAAGGAGGTTTTAGAGAAATGAAAATACCTTTAAAAGAGATACAAGATTTTGATGGCAATTATTATGAACTTGTTATGGCAGTGATAATTCGTACAGATCAGATTATTGATCAAATTTCTTTAGCAGAACATGTTATTTCTGATGAGAGAGTAGTGAGTCAGGCTTTTAATGATATTGTAACAGGTCGATTTACGTATTCAATTGAAGAAAAATAAAATAGTTTTTATTTTTGGTCCTACGGCTGTAGGTAAAAGTGATATTTTATTCAATTTTCCAAAAGGTATAGCTGAAGTAATTAATGTCGATTCTATTCAAGTTTATAAAGAGTTTGATATTGCTTCTTGTAAGCCTAGTGTTGAATTGAGGTCTCATATAAAACATCATTTAGTGGATTTTTTGGAACCGATTGAAGAATATAATCTTGGAGTTTTTTATAAAGAAGCAAGTAAGATAATAAATAATTTAAGGGATCAAAATAAGCTTGCTGTATTTGTAGGTGGGTCGGCTTTTTATTTTAAGCATCTACAATATGGATTACCCAGTACACCGCCTGTTTCTTCTGAAATAAGATTTTATGTAAATAGCCTTTTTACTACAAAGGGGAAGGATTATCTCTTAGAGGAACTTAAGAGAGTAGACTTTAAAAGATATGAGTCGATCAGTGAAAATGATATTTATAGAATTAAAAGATCGCTAGAAGTTTATTATCAAACGGGTATTCCAATTAGTCAATTTTTGAAAAAAGGTCAGATGATTGAGGATATTTTAGCTATTGGCCTGAAAAGGCCTATGGAAGAGATGAGGTCTAGAATAATATCTAGGGTAAGGAATATGATTGATTGTGGATTGCTTGAAGAGATTAAGAGGTTATTAGAGAAAGGATACGATGAGACAACACCGGCTTTTAAAGGAATAGGGTATCGTGAATTTTTGTTGTGGAAGAGTAGACCTTATTCTATGTTAAATGATATAATAAATTTAATAGTTAAAAATTCATTTTTATATGTAAAAAGGCAGATGACTTTTTTTGATAAAATTCCTAATGTTTTGTGGTTTCATCCAGATGATGATTTAAGAGACATTTTGGATTTAATTTTTATTTAATAAGGAGATATGAGGAGTGCCTTGCGGAAGAAAAAGAAAATTACAAAAAATATCTACTCATAAGCGAAAAAAAAAGAGAAGAAAGAATAGACATAAAAAGAAGAACAAGTAATAAAAATGTTAGTTGGTTTTTTGCTAGCTAACATTTTTATATTATTAGTTTACTTAATTTATTTTATTCAATAATTATTATATTATCTATTATATTTATGTCTTTACTAAATATGTACCCTTTTTTTCCTTTGTAGGTTGCTAGTATCCATTTGCCTTTAATTCCATGTTTTTCTGTATTTTGCATTATTTTTTCAATTTTTACTATTTCGTCTTTTCTAATTATTGTTAGATAATTATAGTTAGTATTGTCCGTTTTAGTTACATTGTTTAAAATAGCATAATTTTTTGTTATGATTCCTACTTTTCTTGAAAATCCTAAGATACTGCTTTTGGGTAAGTTGAATTTATTTATTAAAGGAATTTCTAATTTTTTGCTGCATGTTAAAAACATTATAGAGATCAAAGATAGCAATTTTATTTTCATAATTTTATTATATATGTTAC harbors:
- a CDS encoding HEAT repeat domain-containing protein, whose product is MRYLELVFFFCIVLDIFAIKGTILSIKPLVSQEHKIGKDITENDLKRDDTQNPVLENVNLDVKRVNDAISYGLDTQVIEIINSLKKSGDGEYNVLLEKRLQKTFNIDLKLAILDLFLSLKYAGSVDTANYILDNYESNRYPNNLINLAILYLKEFGSKDSLKKTLIDILENKEGNIVATAAYYLGELSSPEYSKDMMNVYDKYSSNDGVKSAILIALGKSDAVDYADRFYEISVDSYENPAIKASAIKALSYLLPEKITESANLYLQNNNNNYNIKIAIVEALSRDVSLKSKEILHDFLRDADANIRISAVEAIKSHGDIASKEVLIYKIKNDPSLKVREASGKALVDMGSGYEEIQNIMLDFSFENNFKLTMFSYLLDKDVNSARLIALNLLEKENINKPSKLLTSIAMCLAVRKGNFDNFYSKIIESKNIDLMNLAIKGAVYNKSALLSGKLKEIKRTTRSEYLRKLLTNY
- the coaBC gene encoding bifunctional phosphopantothenoylcysteine decarboxylase/phosphopantothenate--cysteine ligase CoaBC, with the protein product MKKHKNILIGVCGGIAAYKSTYIISSLVKMGYNIKVIMTKNATKFITPLTLETVSKNRVVQNLWNTSHEEVEHINLARWANLILIIPATYNIISKIASGIADDILTTVISASTVPTYFAIAMNNIMYQNPILEENIKKLKKYNYKFIEPDEGFLACSLNAIGRLKNENDILKIILNALDPKLPLKNKKILITASRTEEELDPIRYFSNKSTGQMGFSLGIEARNLGAHVTIITGPSNENTPFGINVIRIKTASEMYKEAINIYQEFDVIIGAAAVADFRPDKIYKTKIKKDTIEDLHIKFIKNPDIIKHIGKNKTKNQIVIGFCAQKDEILIEKAKEKLKTKNLDYIIANDLKYFGSSLNKTYIIDKNSVKELPEISKKETATEILKILYQ
- a CDS encoding DUF997 family protein; this translates as MINKVFFASIIYLFLFIWWLLSAYLSYFPIYVFNIPLWFFLSCILFPIFSLLLVCFFVIFFKND
- the panF gene encoding sodium/pantothenate symporter is translated as MTKAFFLFFIFLISYCAFGIFSGKKRGGASFLHNYFLANKGLNFFIMSLVVASTYVSASSFISGPSAVYRYGLSFIFLAVIQIPTSLISFVIIGEKLNLEAKKVNAINIVDYIGYRYLSRSLVFVSSLIIIFFSLFLISAQLMGGAKLLEVFFQINYTDALIFFSLFVFLYVCLGGFKMIAYMDLIQGILMIIASVLLFSRLVDLGGGISNLFKMARLNLKDNLFLPSNLDLKIEYIISFWILIGIGVLGLPQFVNNFIAFKDVKAIRFSLPIVTFVIGFLVVIMHLIGFFSLIIFPEFELNDKVILNVALKVLNPKIFILFFVGLLSAIMSTIDSGLLLLSSIWVKSILSLSKNISAKIGINKIIIISNVCFMLIIVFLSLKPPDFLLFLNIFAIGALEVSFFSIIVFGLYFNFVSKISAFISQVLGLLSYLIIIFYGEVGSYYFHPIVPSFFISVCSFLIVNFVCQKCSKI
- a CDS encoding RluA family pseudouridine synthase — protein: MLSLNIRNVEKYSVINVLKNDDGKRLDAVLIKFLKVPKSKIIRHIRNGDILLNNLKVSFSHRIFKDDKIYLYKPLLQGLSLNRITVKDESAILRDIKKRIVYEDVDLLVINKRKGTLVHGDKYSLDTLINAYLLDENHCSLSFKPSAVHRLDRNTSGLIIFAKNINSARILSQAFSSGVVIKKYLALLDGVITKPLTYKNFLYRDKISRKTFVINDIDKCNAVTDIKPILVSKSSTLAEVSIKTGFTHQIRAQCAFNRHALINDKKYDSQFVKTNYFLHSFLIKFNQSLFLRNEFFVEPSSDFLKQISNIFGVYDFKGFI
- the murC gene encoding UDP-N-acetylmuramate--L-alanine ligase, with amino-acid sequence MNVDLDNLSNIFFVGIKGSGLCSLACFFNAKGYFVEGVDVPLKFHTEDILISNNITYYENIYEFSLKVHNKSYDVLIYSPAYDKDNLSVLLEARELGIPILSYPEFIGKLSKKYYSIGVAGSHGKTTTAAFLGLLFNSLGLQPNVILGASVKDFGDESSLVGQSNIFIAETCEYRNHFLHFSPDMIVLTNIDYEHVDFFENYEAVENVFLQYINNLKKNGILIINADEVNLLKIKNRILRKDIKVFSVGFNSLADFKVERFEVIDEFLKFDFLGGVDIRLRSPLMHNVLNFALSLLALKLFFEEHKKLVWSFDDRIKIVAQEYMGIKRRMEFIMEKDEVIYFDDYAHHPKEIESTLLGLKTFYKGRRIILDFMPHTFTRTKVLFSEFVKVLSNVDVLILHNIYLSVREDFDPNKLSEKLFLALKDLNQNVYFFKEVVDSVDFIKGLLKRNDLFVTMGAGNNFILHDFL
- a CDS encoding YicC/YloC family endoribonuclease — translated: MKSMTGFFHLEKVVSNYMFSVNLKSYNGRFLEFKFKLPEVLYAYELEIRNLISNYVKRGNVFLNVGYKEMVPNINFSLNPHYIEAIAHLRDSLLHSNLNIKDELSLSDFLSLRGALIVDEGDVNQEMIYHVFKEVLEETLLNYDKSRTFEGENTKQDIISILMLIRNDLELLKGSQSSINNKLFLSLKENLLKLMDDFSDINIAEEAAKMSIRLDINEEIVRLYSHIDNFYQNLENEVCGKILEFIVQEMHREITTMSNKAIDLDIRNLVLNMKLNLEKIKEHLRNIE
- the cmk gene encoding (d)CMP kinase; protein product: MRIAVSSKSGCGNTTISGMLAKHYGLKLINYTFHDIAREKNMSFDTFYEKEIIGRNDHYWDEYLDSKLLELSKEDNTVLASRLAIWLAKNADLKIYLYAKIEIRAERIINREGGMYSDILRSTFNRDSNDSKRYLSVYDIDIDNYLDVADFIVDTTDKSANKVFELIKDEIEKRGLYIK
- a CDS encoding DNA-directed RNA polymerase subunit omega yields the protein MKIPLKEIQDFDGNYYELVMAVIIRTDQIIDQISLAEHVISDERVVSQAFNDIVTGRFTYSIEEK
- the miaA gene encoding tRNA (adenosine(37)-N6)-dimethylallyltransferase MiaA — its product is MKKNKIVFIFGPTAVGKSDILFNFPKGIAEVINVDSIQVYKEFDIASCKPSVELRSHIKHHLVDFLEPIEEYNLGVFYKEASKIINNLRDQNKLAVFVGGSAFYFKHLQYGLPSTPPVSSEIRFYVNSLFTTKGKDYLLEELKRVDFKRYESISENDIYRIKRSLEVYYQTGIPISQFLKKGQMIEDILAIGLKRPMEEMRSRIISRVRNMIDCGLLEEIKRLLEKGYDETTPAFKGIGYREFLLWKSRPYSMLNDIINLIVKNSFLYVKRQMTFFDKIPNVLWFHPDDDLRDILDLIFI